In the genome of Paenibacillus pabuli, one region contains:
- a CDS encoding GerAB/ArcD/ProY family transporter: protein MLTDQGKVSVTQLAYMIFPAILATSILSVPGITMHYAGHDMWMTPILGSIFGIAAIGISFGLHRMYPGKTLIQSSVLIAGRIPGKVLGLVYLFYLPHITGLIIREYGEFISNNALPRTPMFVIMGTMVIVCVINVRLGIEVVGRTAQVFVTLLIVLLALIFILLIGELNPAELFPFMENGPLPVIQGGLAPAAWFSEYIVLAFLLPYVNQQKRTARVMLGSLLLTTMAMTVTNVFCLFLIGDLTDTFVFPVMIAARYITIADFLQHIESIIIAIWIFGIFVKISVFLYIFATSTAEWCGMKDYKPLVGPLAFMSLIFAYWVATGGSGISSLITASANLYTISILLILPALTYGIAWLKKGWSHVRKKRTNT from the coding sequence ATGTTAACCGATCAAGGAAAAGTGTCTGTGACACAATTGGCTTACATGATTTTCCCGGCCATCCTGGCAACATCGATTTTGTCGGTACCCGGAATCACGATGCATTATGCAGGTCATGATATGTGGATGACTCCGATACTGGGATCGATCTTTGGGATTGCTGCAATAGGCATATCGTTTGGACTGCATCGGATGTATCCGGGAAAAACGCTTATTCAATCCAGCGTACTGATTGCTGGGCGAATCCCAGGGAAGGTATTGGGGCTGGTCTATCTCTTCTACTTGCCTCATATCACTGGTTTAATTATCCGAGAATATGGCGAGTTCATATCCAATAATGCTCTTCCGCGCACTCCGATGTTTGTTATCATGGGTACCATGGTTATTGTGTGTGTCATTAATGTTAGATTGGGCATCGAAGTTGTCGGACGAACCGCCCAGGTCTTCGTGACGTTGCTAATTGTACTTCTAGCACTCATTTTTATATTGCTGATTGGAGAGTTAAATCCCGCCGAACTGTTTCCGTTTATGGAAAACGGACCGCTGCCCGTTATTCAAGGAGGCTTGGCTCCCGCTGCATGGTTCAGTGAGTACATCGTGCTGGCCTTTCTTCTGCCCTATGTGAATCAGCAAAAGCGGACAGCTCGTGTTATGCTCGGCTCACTGCTTCTGACAACGATGGCCATGACGGTCACGAATGTATTTTGTCTGTTCCTGATTGGGGATCTGACAGATACTTTTGTATTTCCGGTGATGATAGCCGCAAGGTACATCACGATTGCGGATTTTCTACAACATATTGAATCGATCATTATTGCGATATGGATATTCGGTATCTTTGTCAAAATCTCTGTGTTTCTGTACATCTTCGCGACTTCGACTGCAGAATGGTGCGGTATGAAAGATTATAAACCTCTCGTTGGACCGCTGGCATTCATGTCTTTGATATTTGCTTACTGGGTAGCAACAGGCGGGTCGGGTATATCCAGTTTAATCACAGCTTCAGCCAACCTCTATACCATCAGTATACTGTTAATCCTTCCGGCCCTTACCTATGGGATTGCATGGCTCAAGAAGGGATGGTCACATGTTCGGAAGAAAAGGACGAATACCTGA
- a CDS encoding spore germination protein yields MDATTKQQELPLSGHLVMDEVTLRAVFADCADIVFHSFDTASSTSALCVYCVGLCDTERLERQVLTPLQEVGIEAAQVPMASVKTVETPSQAVQAILEGEALLLLEGSAIGVTYPLYKAANRSTEEPLAESAVRGARDGFTESLTTNLSLLRKRIKTPALKLLTRTVGERSNTSITLAYMEGIIDPKLVKEVQKRLDKLRVRDILESQYIEEDIVDQRLSPFPQMIATERPDVVASNLLEGRFAILVDGTPFTLIAPVTLFSMLQSPEDYYQYVFMSVFLRWLRYLFYALSLLLPSAYVAITTYHQEMIPTVLLLSIAKAREEIPFPALVEAFIMEIAFEALREAGVRLPKQVGSAVSIVGALIIGQAATTAGIVSAPMIIIVAITGIASFMIPRYAASIATRLLRFPIMILAGTLGLTGVMLGVILIVIHLSSLRSFGTPYLSPLAPTIANEVKDVWWRPSPWNKPR; encoded by the coding sequence ATGGACGCTACAACCAAACAGCAGGAATTGCCTTTGAGCGGTCACCTTGTGATGGATGAGGTTACACTGCGCGCCGTGTTTGCTGATTGCGCGGATATTGTATTCCACTCGTTTGACACCGCGAGCTCCACCTCGGCCCTCTGCGTGTACTGTGTGGGTTTATGCGATACGGAGCGGCTGGAACGTCAGGTGCTGACGCCTTTGCAGGAAGTCGGAATCGAGGCGGCCCAGGTTCCGATGGCATCGGTCAAAACGGTCGAAACACCCTCTCAGGCCGTCCAAGCCATCTTGGAAGGGGAAGCGCTGCTGCTGCTGGAAGGTTCAGCGATTGGCGTAACCTATCCGCTCTACAAAGCGGCCAATCGCTCTACGGAAGAACCGCTCGCCGAATCAGCTGTCCGCGGTGCGCGTGATGGATTCACGGAATCTCTGACCACGAACTTGTCTCTTCTCCGCAAACGTATCAAAACACCTGCATTGAAACTTCTTACCCGCACGGTTGGGGAACGATCAAATACGAGCATCACGCTTGCTTATATGGAAGGCATTATTGATCCAAAACTGGTGAAAGAGGTCCAAAAACGACTTGATAAGCTAAGGGTCCGAGACATTTTGGAGAGTCAATATATCGAAGAAGATATTGTGGATCAGCGATTGTCACCATTCCCGCAGATGATAGCCACAGAGCGTCCGGACGTAGTCGCTTCGAACCTGCTTGAAGGTCGTTTTGCCATATTGGTAGATGGGACCCCCTTTACGCTGATTGCACCCGTAACCCTATTTTCCATGCTGCAGTCTCCGGAGGATTATTATCAATATGTGTTTATGAGCGTATTTCTGCGCTGGTTGCGTTATCTGTTCTACGCTCTGTCATTGCTGCTTCCTTCGGCTTACGTAGCCATTACGACCTACCATCAAGAAATGATTCCGACGGTGCTGCTGCTCAGTATCGCCAAGGCCAGAGAGGAAATTCCTTTCCCTGCTTTGGTGGAGGCATTCATTATGGAGATTGCTTTTGAAGCTTTGCGTGAAGCAGGCGTACGGTTGCCGAAGCAGGTTGGTTCTGCTGTAAGTATCGTCGGTGCACTGATTATCGGCCAAGCGGCGACGACAGCCGGCATTGTGTCAGCTCCGATGATTATCATCGTTGCCATTACCGGAATCGCATCCTTCATGATCCCGCGTTATGCTGCCAGCATCGCGACACGTCTGCTTCGCTTCCCAATCATGATCCTCGCCGGTACGCTTGGACTGACAGGTGTTATGCTGGGAGTCATTCTAATTGTCATCCATCTGAGCAGTCTTCGCTCATTCGGCACACCTTATCTGTCCCCGCTTGCACCCACAATAGCGAATGAAGTCAAAGATGTATGGTGGCGTCCATCGCCATGGAACAAGCCGCGTTAA
- the nagA gene encoding N-acetylglucosamine-6-phosphate deacetylase, which produces MNVGHMEIQEQESEKTISLLRGKIVLPDGVMEDGVLVWTEGKILYAGEPEGLSEHIRREAISVPVSKHGVIVPGFIDIHVHGGNGEDFMDASKEVLDKITSFHSTQGTTAMLATSMTAPKDSLDRVLSEVDSYRSGDMPYAQLEGVHLEGPFFSPKWPGAQNPEHIVLPNVSWLEAWEKQYPGLIRQVTLAPEREGALEVISWLREQRITAALGHTDATYEEVQLAVEAGLHHAVHTFNAMTPLHHRNPGAAGAVLSDSRISAEVIADGIHVHPAAISLLAQLKQSTDQIVLITDAMSAAGLDDGEYKIGDLPVIVNEGVARLKDGGALAGSTLTMIRGFRYLVQEVGLSLNAASRAASLTPARLLGIDHRTGSFAKGKQADVVLLNGELEIEEVWVKGKNLKFL; this is translated from the coding sequence ATGAATGTAGGACATATGGAAATTCAAGAGCAAGAGAGTGAAAAAACCATTTCGCTTCTTCGAGGTAAAATCGTACTGCCCGATGGTGTAATGGAGGATGGTGTGCTTGTCTGGACGGAGGGGAAAATCCTATATGCTGGTGAGCCTGAGGGACTCTCTGAACATATTCGCCGTGAAGCCATATCTGTGCCTGTTTCCAAGCATGGCGTCATTGTCCCTGGCTTTATTGATATCCATGTGCATGGCGGTAACGGAGAGGACTTCATGGACGCAAGTAAAGAAGTGTTGGATAAAATCACTTCATTCCACAGCACACAGGGGACTACTGCAATGCTCGCGACGTCCATGACAGCGCCCAAAGACAGTCTCGATCGGGTATTGTCTGAAGTGGACAGCTATCGTTCTGGTGACATGCCTTATGCACAGCTGGAAGGTGTACATCTGGAGGGCCCTTTTTTCAGTCCCAAATGGCCTGGCGCACAAAATCCGGAACATATTGTATTGCCTAATGTCTCCTGGCTCGAAGCTTGGGAAAAACAATATCCGGGCCTGATTCGTCAAGTTACCCTAGCACCTGAACGTGAGGGAGCGCTCGAAGTCATTTCATGGCTGCGCGAGCAGCGTATTACGGCAGCATTAGGGCATACGGATGCAACTTATGAAGAAGTACAGCTAGCGGTCGAAGCCGGGCTGCACCATGCCGTGCATACGTTCAATGCGATGACACCGCTGCATCACCGGAATCCCGGAGCTGCCGGCGCAGTGCTCAGTGATTCCCGCATCAGTGCAGAGGTCATTGCAGACGGTATCCATGTGCATCCAGCGGCAATCTCACTTCTCGCACAATTGAAGCAATCTACCGATCAAATCGTGCTAATCACGGACGCCATGTCTGCTGCCGGGTTGGATGACGGTGAATACAAGATTGGCGATCTGCCTGTGATTGTTAATGAAGGTGTAGCACGTTTGAAAGACGGAGGCGCACTGGCAGGGAGTACGCTCACGATGATTCGCGGTTTCCGCTATCTGGTACAGGAAGTGGGATTGAGTCTAAACGCAGCTTCACGTGCAGCCAGCCTGACGCCGGCACGTCTGCTCGGCATTGATCATCGTACGGGTTCCTTTGCTAAAGGAAAACAGGCAGATGTAGTTTTGCTGAATGGTGAGTTGGAAATTGAGGAAGTGTGGGTGAAGGGGAAAAACTTGAAATTTCTGTAG
- the nagB gene encoding glucosamine-6-phosphate deaminase, with protein sequence MNIRIFENEEDLNATGAGVIASLLQTKPRAVLGLATGSSPVGIYKQLIALYQKGLVSFAQASSFNLDEYVGLPVEHRESYRSFMNEQLFSHIDIDLARTQVPDGQASDLGQECVSYEQRIDDRGPVDLQLLGIGHNGHIGFNEPGTELTGRTHVVDLKEETRKANARFFNHIDEVPTQAITMGVGTILKAKQILLIARGEEKAEIIREAFMGPITTQCPASLLQCHPNVVVLLDRAAGRLVK encoded by the coding sequence ATGAATATACGTATTTTTGAAAATGAAGAAGATTTGAACGCAACGGGTGCAGGGGTGATTGCCAGTTTGCTGCAGACGAAACCCCGGGCTGTATTGGGACTCGCGACTGGCAGTTCTCCTGTGGGCATCTATAAACAGCTTATTGCTTTGTATCAGAAAGGTCTGGTCAGCTTTGCGCAGGCATCTTCCTTCAATCTGGATGAATATGTGGGCCTACCTGTAGAGCATCGCGAGAGCTACCGCAGCTTTATGAATGAACAACTGTTTTCCCATATTGATATCGATCTCGCCAGAACCCAAGTGCCGGATGGGCAGGCTTCGGATTTGGGACAAGAATGTGTTTCCTATGAACAGCGAATTGATGATCGCGGGCCTGTAGATCTGCAGCTGTTGGGTATTGGACATAATGGTCACATTGGCTTCAATGAACCGGGAACCGAGCTTACAGGACGAACACATGTGGTAGATCTCAAAGAAGAGACAAGAAAAGCAAACGCCCGCTTTTTTAATCATATTGATGAAGTTCCCACTCAGGCCATCACGATGGGTGTAGGTACCATTCTTAAAGCCAAACAAATCCTGCTGATCGCTCGTGGTGAGGAGAAAGCCGAAATTATTCGTGAAGCCTTTATGGGTCCGATTACGACACAATGCCCAGCCTCGTTGCTGCAATGTCATCCAAATGTAGTCGTATTGCTGGACCGTGCTGCCGGGAGGTTGGTGAAATGA